The Salmo trutta chromosome 6, fSalTru1.1, whole genome shotgun sequence genome has a window encoding:
- the LOC115195647 gene encoding collagen alpha-1(XXI) chain isoform X5, which produces MAWTLRSLTMLLFLACLQAIEEDIRAGCSTAVNDLVYIIDGSWSVGHSDFKKAKSWLVNITSGFDISSHYSQVAVVQYSDTPRLEIPLGKHHGGPDLIQAIEGIGYLGGNTQTGRAIKFAVDHVFPSSQRTSTVKNRIAVVVTDGKSQDDVVDASVEARAQGIIVFAVGVGTEITTSELMSIANKPGGTYVLYAEDYANIDRIRDSMEQRLCEESVCPTRIPVASRDEKGFELMLGMNIHQKAKKIQGSLVSEAAFSLTTSTDITENTREIFPEGLPPSYVFVATVRLKGSAKQDKFDLLRILSKDGVTQAAVTLNGVDKSVTFTTTSTTNEEQLVTFNVQGIGSFFDEGWHQLKLLVRPRQVTGFLDDEEIQEVALLEPVEPIYINGKTQVAKKFGAETTVPVEIQKLRLYCDPHQSERETACEIYSVDDERCPLDREPTVEAVECDCANGSPGPPGPPGPMGLRGEIGRAGPPGPDGKPGNQGEPGGSGEPGFPGETGELGQLGPSGAPGLTGGKGERGDPGLPGKPGPPGPKGPATSQLNLGSVGMPGKRGLPGERGQTGPPGEIGPMGGPGVQGKDGLIGPVGPKGDKGDIGMSGADGQQGVPGIRGLPGGAGPTGPQGERGALGQKGSTGPKGPQGIQGPQGDPGASGRDGPKGSEGERGSDGSPGMPGQKGTPGEAGFLGSPGTNGLPGFKGPKGETGEAGPRGSQGERGTDGALGNPGLPGEAGPRGSKGQASQGISVSEAPMGRKEAWDTWGPLAHGDLPARTGRLGNRERRATLGSLGSLPLTTT; this is translated from the exons ATGGCGTGGACATTAAGGTCACTGACTATGCTGCTGTTTCTGGCATGTCTACAGGCAATAGAGGAGGATATCCGAGCTG GCTGCAGCACGGCGGTGAATGACCTAGTCTACATCATAGATGGCTCGTGGAGCGTGGGCCACAGCGACTTCAAAAAGGCCAAGAGCTGGCTCGTCAACATCACCAGCGGCTTCGACATCAGCTCCCACTACTCACAG GTGGCCGTGGTGCAGTATAGCGACACCCCTCGTCTGGAGATCCCCCTGGGGAAGCACCACGGTGGCCCGGACCTCATCCAGGCCATCGAGGGCATCGGCTATCTGGGCGGGAACACTCAGACGGGCCGAGCCATCAAGTTCGCTGTAGATCACGTGTTCCCGTCCTCGCAGCGTACCAGCACCGTCAAGAACCGCATTGCGGTGGTGGTGACGGACGGGAAGTCCCAGGATGATGTGGTGGACGCTAGCGTGGAGGCGCGGGCGCAAGGCATCATTGTGTTCGCCGTGGGAGTGGGCACCGAGATCACCACCTCAGAGCTGATGTCCATCGCCAACAAGCCGGGGGGGACCTACGTGCTGTATGCCGAGGACTACGCCAACATAGACCGAATCCGAGACTCCATGGAGCAGAGACTGTGTGAGG AGTCTGTGTGTCCTACGCGTATCCCAGTGGCCTCCAGGGATGAGAAGGGCTTTGAGTTGATGCTGGGCATGAATATCCAccagaaggccaagaagatccaAGGCTCTCTGGTGTCTGAGGCAGCCTTCTCCTTGACCACCTCAACGGACATCACAGAGAATACAAG GGAGATCTTCCCCGAGGGTCTGCCTCCATCCTATGTGTTTGTGGCCACGGTCCGCCTCAAGGGTTCAGCCAAACAGGACAAGTTTGACCTGTTGAGAATCCTTTCTAAAGATGGCGTCACCCAGGCAGCAGTGACACTGAACGGAGTGGACAAGTCTGTCACTTTCACGACCACCAGCACCACCAATGAGGAGCAGCTGGTCACCTTTAATGTGCAGGGCATTGGG AGTTTCTTTGATGAAGGCTGGCACCAGCTGAAGCTGCTCGTGAGGCCCCGGCAAGTAACCGGTTTCCTGGACGATGAGGAGATCCAGGAAGTGGCGCTACTGGAGCCGGTGGAGCCAATCTACATCAACGGCAAGACGCAGGTCGCCAAGAAGTTCGGGGCGGAGACCACAGTCCCT GTGGAGATACAGAAACTGCGCCTTTATTGTGACCCTCAtcaaagcgagagagagacagcctgtGAAATCTACTCTGTG GATGATGAGAGG TGCCCCCTGGACCGTGAGCCCACAGTGGAGGCAGTGGAGTGTGACTGTGCGAACGGCAGCCCAGGACCACCTGGCCCTCCTGGACCTATG GGTCTCCGAGGCGAGATAGGAAGAGCAGGACCACCAGGCCCTGACGGTAAGCCT GGAAACCAGGGTGAGCCTGGTGGCTCTGGAGAACCTGGGTTTCCTGGCGAGACG GGTGAATTGGGCCAACTAGGACCCAGCGGGGCTCCAGGTCTGACAGGTGGCAAA GGCGAGAGAGGGGATCCAGGACTGCCGGGGAAACCGGGCCCACCAGGACCAAAG GGTCCTGCCACCTCACAATTAAACCTTGGCTCTGTTGGAATGCCAGGGAAAAGG GGACTTCCAGGTGAGAGAGGACAAACCGGACCTCCGGGTGAGATTGGACCAATG GGGGGACCAGGAGTGCAGGGCAAAGATGGACTGATTGGGCCGGTGGGACCAAAG GGAGACAAAGGAGATATTGGAATGTCTGGTGCTGATGGacaacagggggtaccg GGGATCCGGGGGCTTCCTGGAGGGGCGGGGCCAACAGGACCTCAG ggagagagaggagcacttGGGCAGAAGGGATCAACTGGTCCAAAAGGTCCACAG GGAATTCAAGGCCCCCAGGGAGACCCTGGAGCCAGTGGACGCGATGGCCCAAAG GGAAGCGAGGGGGAGCGAGGTTCCGATGGCTCCCCAGGAATGCCAGGCCAAAAG GGCACACCAGGAGAGGCAGGCTTCCTTGGGTCCCCGGGCACTAATGGCCTACCTGGGTTCAAAGGTCCCAAG GGAGAAACTGGAGAGGCGGGTCCCAGAGGAAGTCAG GGCGAACGAGGCACCGATGGAGCCCTTGGGAACCCCGGCTTACCG GGTGAAGCTGGACCCAGGGGAAGCAAAGGACAG GCATCACAGGGGATATCGGTGTCAGAGGCACCGATGGGAAGAAAGGAGGCATGGGACACGTGGGGGCCGCTGGCCCACGGGGATCTCCCGGCGAGGACGGGTCGCCTGGGCAACCGGGAACGCCGGGCTACCCTGGGAAGCCT GGGAAGCCTCCCTCTGACGACCACATGA
- the LOC115195647 gene encoding collagen alpha-1(XXI) chain isoform X3, which produces MAWTLRSLTMLLFLACLQAIEEDIRAGCSTAVNDLVYIIDGSWSVGHSDFKKAKSWLVNITSGFDISSHYSQVAVVQYSDTPRLEIPLGKHHGGPDLIQAIEGIGYLGGNTQTGRAIKFAVDHVFPSSQRTSTVKNRIAVVVTDGKSQDDVVDASVEARAQGIIVFAVGVGTEITTSELMSIANKPGGTYVLYAEDYANIDRIRDSMEQRLCEESVCPTRIPVASRDEKGFELMLGMNIHQKAKKIQGSLVSEAAFSLTTSTDITENTREIFPEGLPPSYVFVATVRLKGSAKQDKFDLLRILSKDGVTQAAVTLNGVDKSVTFTTTSTTNEEQLVTFNVQGIGSFFDEGWHQLKLLVRPRQVTGFLDDEEIQEVALLEPVEPIYINGKTQVAKKFGAETTVPVEIQKLRLYCDPHQSERETACEIYSVDDERCPLDREPTVEAVECDCANGSPGPPGPPGPMGLRGEIGRAGPPGPDGKPGNQGEPGGSGEPGFPGETGELGQLGPSGAPGLTGGKGERGDPGLPGKPGPPGPKGPATSQLNLGSVGMPGKRGLPGERGQTGPPGEIGPMGGPGVQGKDGLIGPVGPKGDKGDIGMSGADGQQGVPGIRGLPGGAGPTGPQGERGALGQKGSTGPKGPQGIQGPQGDPGASGRDGPKGSEGERGSDGSPGMPGQKGTPGEAGFLGSPGTNGLPGFKGPKTVCRHAQTPTRWLLQPLFFREKLERRVPEEVRANEAPMEPLGTPAYRVKLDPGEAKDRKASQGISVSEAPMGRKEAWDTWGPLAHGDLPARTGRLGNRERRATLGSLGSLPLTTT; this is translated from the exons ATGGCGTGGACATTAAGGTCACTGACTATGCTGCTGTTTCTGGCATGTCTACAGGCAATAGAGGAGGATATCCGAGCTG GCTGCAGCACGGCGGTGAATGACCTAGTCTACATCATAGATGGCTCGTGGAGCGTGGGCCACAGCGACTTCAAAAAGGCCAAGAGCTGGCTCGTCAACATCACCAGCGGCTTCGACATCAGCTCCCACTACTCACAG GTGGCCGTGGTGCAGTATAGCGACACCCCTCGTCTGGAGATCCCCCTGGGGAAGCACCACGGTGGCCCGGACCTCATCCAGGCCATCGAGGGCATCGGCTATCTGGGCGGGAACACTCAGACGGGCCGAGCCATCAAGTTCGCTGTAGATCACGTGTTCCCGTCCTCGCAGCGTACCAGCACCGTCAAGAACCGCATTGCGGTGGTGGTGACGGACGGGAAGTCCCAGGATGATGTGGTGGACGCTAGCGTGGAGGCGCGGGCGCAAGGCATCATTGTGTTCGCCGTGGGAGTGGGCACCGAGATCACCACCTCAGAGCTGATGTCCATCGCCAACAAGCCGGGGGGGACCTACGTGCTGTATGCCGAGGACTACGCCAACATAGACCGAATCCGAGACTCCATGGAGCAGAGACTGTGTGAGG AGTCTGTGTGTCCTACGCGTATCCCAGTGGCCTCCAGGGATGAGAAGGGCTTTGAGTTGATGCTGGGCATGAATATCCAccagaaggccaagaagatccaAGGCTCTCTGGTGTCTGAGGCAGCCTTCTCCTTGACCACCTCAACGGACATCACAGAGAATACAAG GGAGATCTTCCCCGAGGGTCTGCCTCCATCCTATGTGTTTGTGGCCACGGTCCGCCTCAAGGGTTCAGCCAAACAGGACAAGTTTGACCTGTTGAGAATCCTTTCTAAAGATGGCGTCACCCAGGCAGCAGTGACACTGAACGGAGTGGACAAGTCTGTCACTTTCACGACCACCAGCACCACCAATGAGGAGCAGCTGGTCACCTTTAATGTGCAGGGCATTGGG AGTTTCTTTGATGAAGGCTGGCACCAGCTGAAGCTGCTCGTGAGGCCCCGGCAAGTAACCGGTTTCCTGGACGATGAGGAGATCCAGGAAGTGGCGCTACTGGAGCCGGTGGAGCCAATCTACATCAACGGCAAGACGCAGGTCGCCAAGAAGTTCGGGGCGGAGACCACAGTCCCT GTGGAGATACAGAAACTGCGCCTTTATTGTGACCCTCAtcaaagcgagagagagacagcctgtGAAATCTACTCTGTG GATGATGAGAGG TGCCCCCTGGACCGTGAGCCCACAGTGGAGGCAGTGGAGTGTGACTGTGCGAACGGCAGCCCAGGACCACCTGGCCCTCCTGGACCTATG GGTCTCCGAGGCGAGATAGGAAGAGCAGGACCACCAGGCCCTGACGGTAAGCCT GGAAACCAGGGTGAGCCTGGTGGCTCTGGAGAACCTGGGTTTCCTGGCGAGACG GGTGAATTGGGCCAACTAGGACCCAGCGGGGCTCCAGGTCTGACAGGTGGCAAA GGCGAGAGAGGGGATCCAGGACTGCCGGGGAAACCGGGCCCACCAGGACCAAAG GGTCCTGCCACCTCACAATTAAACCTTGGCTCTGTTGGAATGCCAGGGAAAAGG GGACTTCCAGGTGAGAGAGGACAAACCGGACCTCCGGGTGAGATTGGACCAATG GGGGGACCAGGAGTGCAGGGCAAAGATGGACTGATTGGGCCGGTGGGACCAAAG GGAGACAAAGGAGATATTGGAATGTCTGGTGCTGATGGacaacagggggtaccg GGGATCCGGGGGCTTCCTGGAGGGGCGGGGCCAACAGGACCTCAG ggagagagaggagcacttGGGCAGAAGGGATCAACTGGTCCAAAAGGTCCACAG GGAATTCAAGGCCCCCAGGGAGACCCTGGAGCCAGTGGACGCGATGGCCCAAAG GGAAGCGAGGGGGAGCGAGGTTCCGATGGCTCCCCAGGAATGCCAGGCCAAAAG GGCACACCAGGAGAGGCAGGCTTCCTTGGGTCCCCGGGCACTAATGGCCTACCTGGGTTCAAAGGTCCCAAG ACTGTATGCAGGCACGCCCAGACGCCTACCCGTTGGTTATTACAGCCACTGTTTTTCAGGGAGAAACTGGAGAGGCGGGTCCCAGAGGAAGTCAG GGCGAACGAGGCACCGATGGAGCCCTTGGGAACCCCGGCTTACCG GGTGAAGCTGGACCCAGGGGAAGCAAAGGACAG AAAGGCATCACAGGGGATATCGGTGTCAGAGGCACCGATGGGAAGAAAGGAGGCATGGGACACGTGGGGGCCGCTGGCCCACGGGGATCTCCCGGCGAGGACGGGTCGCCTGGGCAACCGGGAACGCCGGGCTACCCTGGGAAGCCT GGGAAGCCTCCCTCTGACGACCACATGA
- the LOC115195647 gene encoding collagen alpha-1(XXI) chain isoform X4, whose product MAWTLRSLTMLLFLACLQAIEEDIRAGCSTAVNDLVYIIDGSWSVGHSDFKKAKSWLVNITSGFDISSHYSQVAVVQYSDTPRLEIPLGKHHGGPDLIQAIEGIGYLGGNTQTGRAIKFAVDHVFPSSQRTSTVKNRIAVVVTDGKSQDDVVDASVEARAQGIIVFAVGVGTEITTSELMSIANKPGGTYVLYAEDYANIDRIRDSMEQRLCEESVCPTRIPVASRDEKGFELMLGMNIHQKAKKIQGSLVSEAAFSLTTSTDITENTREIFPEGLPPSYVFVATVRLKGSAKQDKFDLLRILSKDGVTQAAVTLNGVDKSVTFTTTSTTNEEQLVTFNVQGIGSFFDEGWHQLKLLVRPRQVTGFLDDEEIQEVALLEPVEPIYINGKTQVAKKFGAETTVPVEIQKLRLYCDPHQSERETACEIYSVDDERCPLDREPTVEAVECDCANGSPGPPGPPGPMGLRGEIGRAGPPGPDGKPGNQGEPGGSGEPGFPGETGELGQLGPSGAPGLTGGKGERGDPGLPGKPGPPGPKGPATSQLNLGSVGMPGKRGLPGERGQTGPPGEIGPMGGPGVQGKDGLIGPVGPKGDKGDIGMSGADGQQGVPGIRGLPGGAGPTGPQGERGALGQKGSTGPKGPQGIQGPQGDPGASGRDGPKGSEGERGSDGSPGMPGQKGTPGEAGFLGSPGTNGLPGFKGPKTVCRHAQTPTRWLLQPLFFREKLERRVPEEVRANEAPMEPLGTPAYRVKLDPGEAKDRHHRGYRCQRHRWEERRHGTRGGRWPTGISRRGRVAWATGNAGLPWEAWEASL is encoded by the exons ATGGCGTGGACATTAAGGTCACTGACTATGCTGCTGTTTCTGGCATGTCTACAGGCAATAGAGGAGGATATCCGAGCTG GCTGCAGCACGGCGGTGAATGACCTAGTCTACATCATAGATGGCTCGTGGAGCGTGGGCCACAGCGACTTCAAAAAGGCCAAGAGCTGGCTCGTCAACATCACCAGCGGCTTCGACATCAGCTCCCACTACTCACAG GTGGCCGTGGTGCAGTATAGCGACACCCCTCGTCTGGAGATCCCCCTGGGGAAGCACCACGGTGGCCCGGACCTCATCCAGGCCATCGAGGGCATCGGCTATCTGGGCGGGAACACTCAGACGGGCCGAGCCATCAAGTTCGCTGTAGATCACGTGTTCCCGTCCTCGCAGCGTACCAGCACCGTCAAGAACCGCATTGCGGTGGTGGTGACGGACGGGAAGTCCCAGGATGATGTGGTGGACGCTAGCGTGGAGGCGCGGGCGCAAGGCATCATTGTGTTCGCCGTGGGAGTGGGCACCGAGATCACCACCTCAGAGCTGATGTCCATCGCCAACAAGCCGGGGGGGACCTACGTGCTGTATGCCGAGGACTACGCCAACATAGACCGAATCCGAGACTCCATGGAGCAGAGACTGTGTGAGG AGTCTGTGTGTCCTACGCGTATCCCAGTGGCCTCCAGGGATGAGAAGGGCTTTGAGTTGATGCTGGGCATGAATATCCAccagaaggccaagaagatccaAGGCTCTCTGGTGTCTGAGGCAGCCTTCTCCTTGACCACCTCAACGGACATCACAGAGAATACAAG GGAGATCTTCCCCGAGGGTCTGCCTCCATCCTATGTGTTTGTGGCCACGGTCCGCCTCAAGGGTTCAGCCAAACAGGACAAGTTTGACCTGTTGAGAATCCTTTCTAAAGATGGCGTCACCCAGGCAGCAGTGACACTGAACGGAGTGGACAAGTCTGTCACTTTCACGACCACCAGCACCACCAATGAGGAGCAGCTGGTCACCTTTAATGTGCAGGGCATTGGG AGTTTCTTTGATGAAGGCTGGCACCAGCTGAAGCTGCTCGTGAGGCCCCGGCAAGTAACCGGTTTCCTGGACGATGAGGAGATCCAGGAAGTGGCGCTACTGGAGCCGGTGGAGCCAATCTACATCAACGGCAAGACGCAGGTCGCCAAGAAGTTCGGGGCGGAGACCACAGTCCCT GTGGAGATACAGAAACTGCGCCTTTATTGTGACCCTCAtcaaagcgagagagagacagcctgtGAAATCTACTCTGTG GATGATGAGAGG TGCCCCCTGGACCGTGAGCCCACAGTGGAGGCAGTGGAGTGTGACTGTGCGAACGGCAGCCCAGGACCACCTGGCCCTCCTGGACCTATG GGTCTCCGAGGCGAGATAGGAAGAGCAGGACCACCAGGCCCTGACGGTAAGCCT GGAAACCAGGGTGAGCCTGGTGGCTCTGGAGAACCTGGGTTTCCTGGCGAGACG GGTGAATTGGGCCAACTAGGACCCAGCGGGGCTCCAGGTCTGACAGGTGGCAAA GGCGAGAGAGGGGATCCAGGACTGCCGGGGAAACCGGGCCCACCAGGACCAAAG GGTCCTGCCACCTCACAATTAAACCTTGGCTCTGTTGGAATGCCAGGGAAAAGG GGACTTCCAGGTGAGAGAGGACAAACCGGACCTCCGGGTGAGATTGGACCAATG GGGGGACCAGGAGTGCAGGGCAAAGATGGACTGATTGGGCCGGTGGGACCAAAG GGAGACAAAGGAGATATTGGAATGTCTGGTGCTGATGGacaacagggggtaccg GGGATCCGGGGGCTTCCTGGAGGGGCGGGGCCAACAGGACCTCAG ggagagagaggagcacttGGGCAGAAGGGATCAACTGGTCCAAAAGGTCCACAG GGAATTCAAGGCCCCCAGGGAGACCCTGGAGCCAGTGGACGCGATGGCCCAAAG GGAAGCGAGGGGGAGCGAGGTTCCGATGGCTCCCCAGGAATGCCAGGCCAAAAG GGCACACCAGGAGAGGCAGGCTTCCTTGGGTCCCCGGGCACTAATGGCCTACCTGGGTTCAAAGGTCCCAAG ACTGTATGCAGGCACGCCCAGACGCCTACCCGTTGGTTATTACAGCCACTGTTTTTCAGGGAGAAACTGGAGAGGCGGGTCCCAGAGGAAGTCAG GGCGAACGAGGCACCGATGGAGCCCTTGGGAACCCCGGCTTACCG GGTGAAGCTGGACCCAGGGGAAGCAAAGGACAG GCATCACAGGGGATATCGGTGTCAGAGGCACCGATGGGAAGAAAGGAGGCATGGGACACGTGGGGGCCGCTGGCCCACGGGGATCTCCCGGCGAGGACGGGTCGCCTGGGCAACCGGGAACGCCGGGCTACCCTGGGAAGCCT GGGAAGCCTCCCTCTGA